A single Stutzerimonas stutzeri DNA region contains:
- the gspG gene encoding type II secretion system major pseudopilin GspG has product MTLNERTQRGFTLIEIMVVVVILGILAALVVPQVMNRPDQAKVTVAKGDIKAISAALDMYKLDNYAYPSTQQGLDALVEKPGGNPQPKNWNRDGYLKRVPKDPWGNEYQYLSPGTQGPFDLYSYGADGKQGGSELNADIGNWDL; this is encoded by the coding sequence ATGACGTTGAACGAACGCACACAGAGGGGCTTCACCCTCATCGAAATCATGGTCGTGGTGGTCATCCTCGGCATCCTCGCCGCGCTGGTGGTGCCGCAGGTGATGAACCGTCCGGATCAGGCCAAGGTGACCGTGGCCAAGGGTGACATCAAGGCCATCAGCGCCGCCCTGGACATGTACAAACTGGATAACTACGCCTACCCCAGCACCCAACAGGGCCTGGACGCGCTGGTGGAAAAGCCCGGTGGCAACCCGCAGCCGAAGAACTGGAACCGCGACGGTTACCTCAAGCGCGTGCCCAAGGACCCATGGGGCAATGAATACCAATACCTGTCGCCAGGAACCCAGGGCCCGTTCGATCTGTACTCCTACGGTGCCGATGGCAAGCAGGGCGGCTCCGAGCTGAACGCGGATATCGGCAACTGGGACCTCTGA
- the gspH gene encoding type II secretion system minor pseudopilin GspH: MHRARRDGGFTLIELLVVIVILGSLVGLAMLSMGSSSSSREVRDEAQRLATLIGLMADEAVLDSREYGLLISRDGYRVMHYDETDARWRDAGDGEAHQAPEWIRLELELDGAPLKLIAPVKREDDPIGLSDERDRERRRAPRVQPQLLILSSGELSPFTLTFSDQRPGGTRWVVSSDGFRMPRAEPQDARR, from the coding sequence ATGCATCGGGCGCGTCGGGACGGCGGCTTCACGCTGATCGAGCTGTTGGTCGTGATCGTTATTCTCGGCAGCCTGGTGGGGCTGGCGATGCTGTCGATGGGCAGTTCCAGTTCGTCCCGTGAAGTGCGAGACGAGGCGCAGCGACTGGCGACGCTGATTGGCCTGATGGCCGACGAAGCGGTGCTCGACAGCCGAGAGTACGGCCTGCTGATCAGCCGTGACGGTTATCGCGTGATGCACTACGACGAGACTGACGCGCGCTGGCGCGATGCCGGAGACGGCGAGGCGCACCAGGCGCCGGAGTGGATACGGCTGGAGCTGGAGCTCGATGGCGCGCCGCTGAAGCTGATCGCGCCGGTCAAGCGCGAGGATGATCCTATCGGACTGTCCGATGAGCGTGACCGCGAGCGTCGTCGTGCGCCCCGCGTGCAGCCACAGCTGCTGATCCTTTCGAGCGGCGAGCTTTCGCCGTTCACGCTGACCTTTTCCGATCAACGCCCAGGCGGCACCCGCTGGGTCGTGTCCAGCGATGGCTTTCGCATGCCGCGCGCCGAACCGCAGGATGCGCGCCGATGA
- the gspI gene encoding type II secretion system minor pseudopilin GspI, which yields MSGEPSRSPGFTLLEVLVALAIFAIVAAVVLTAAGRSVNNAGRLEALTLAGWIADNRLTELQLQQPAPSVGREDQDVEFGGRRWQTLSEVQTSGTPGLLRIRVWVAAAEGRGGNRGSIDQRAVTSLTGFVGVDP from the coding sequence ATGAGCGGCGAGCCGTCCCGTTCGCCTGGTTTCACCCTGCTGGAAGTGCTGGTGGCATTGGCGATCTTCGCCATCGTGGCCGCGGTGGTGCTGACCGCCGCCGGGCGCAGCGTGAACAACGCCGGGCGGCTGGAGGCGCTGACGCTGGCCGGCTGGATCGCCGACAACCGACTCACCGAGTTGCAACTCCAACAGCCCGCGCCCAGCGTCGGTCGAGAAGATCAGGACGTGGAGTTCGGCGGTCGCCGGTGGCAAACGCTCAGTGAGGTTCAGACCAGTGGCACGCCCGGCCTGCTGCGTATCCGCGTCTGGGTCGCGGCTGCCGAAGGGCGTGGCGGCAACCGCGGCTCGATCGACCAGCGCGCGGTGACCAGCCTGACCGGCTTCGTCGGGGTCGATCCATGA
- the gspJ gene encoding type II secretion system minor pseudopilin GspJ, translated as MSSRAVIPRAMTGFTLLELLIAIALFALLGLATYRMLEAVLRSDEVVRAQEVQLRELGRAVWRLEQDLLQAVPRPVRDGYGDEQNAFIGQLSSMEGGAALELTRSGWRNPTGLRRANLQRVRWHLAGDSLERHYWVVLDRDVDSEPRVQRVLDEVSEWRLRYLDAQNSWHEEWPPFDFGRGDPEDQARRLPVAVEVSFDHRRYGTITRLLRLPDGPTPAPQFVQPDSQGVPEPVTEDELQ; from the coding sequence ATGAGCAGCCGGGCCGTGATACCTCGCGCCATGACGGGCTTCACCTTGCTGGAACTGCTGATCGCCATCGCCCTGTTCGCCCTGTTGGGGCTGGCGACCTACCGCATGCTCGAAGCTGTGTTGCGCAGCGATGAAGTGGTGCGCGCGCAGGAAGTCCAGTTGCGCGAGTTGGGACGAGCCGTATGGCGTCTCGAACAGGATCTGCTACAGGCCGTGCCGCGACCGGTGCGCGACGGCTACGGTGATGAGCAGAACGCCTTCATCGGCCAGCTGTCGAGCATGGAAGGCGGCGCCGCTCTGGAACTGACCCGCAGCGGCTGGCGCAATCCCACCGGGCTGCGTCGGGCGAACCTGCAGCGGGTCCGTTGGCACCTGGCCGGTGACAGCCTGGAGCGGCACTACTGGGTGGTGCTCGATCGGGACGTCGACAGTGAGCCGAGGGTACAACGGGTGCTCGACGAGGTCTCGGAATGGCGCTTGCGCTACCTCGATGCGCAGAACAGCTGGCATGAGGAGTGGCCGCCGTTCGACTTCGGCCGGGGTGACCCGGAAGACCAGGCGCGGCGTCTGCCGGTTGCGGTCGAGGTGTCGTTCGACCATCGGCGCTACGGCACCATCACCCGGCTGCTGCGCCTGCCCGACGGGCCGACGCCGGCGCCGCAGTTCGTCCAGCCGGATTCCCAGGGCGTGCCCGAGCCGGTGACCGAGGACGAATTGCAATGA
- the gspK gene encoding type II secretion system minor pseudopilin GspK, with product MKAERGVALITVLLVVAIVTVVCAGMIARQQLSIRGTANQAQARQAWHYALGGEALAQSILRRDLRASGNGTGQPPVDHLLEPWALPQPAYDLDEGQGQVQVRIEDLSGRFNLNSLVQQQQPNAAALAQFRRLLLRLQISEPYAERLVDWLDSDQQPTGEYGAEDNAYLLLDPPYRTAGRRLEDLSELRLLLDMRDEDFQRLAPHVATLPADTPLNVNTAGAMVLSSLADNLSLSAAEALVQARRASGFRDVATFMAQPALGGVQLEGTRVAVTSQFFQATSEVRLGDRRLALVSRLRREDDGDVRVLQRNLGQPPRLPRQTNDGER from the coding sequence ATGAAGGCCGAGCGTGGCGTCGCCCTGATCACCGTGCTGCTGGTGGTCGCCATCGTCACCGTGGTCTGCGCCGGCATGATCGCCCGCCAGCAACTGTCGATCCGCGGCACGGCCAACCAGGCACAGGCCCGCCAGGCCTGGCACTACGCCCTGGGCGGCGAAGCCCTGGCCCAGTCGATACTGCGCCGCGATCTGCGGGCGTCGGGCAACGGCACCGGACAACCCCCGGTCGATCATCTGCTCGAGCCCTGGGCGTTACCGCAGCCCGCGTACGATCTGGATGAAGGGCAGGGGCAGGTTCAGGTCCGTATCGAGGATCTGTCCGGGCGGTTCAACCTTAACAGCCTGGTGCAGCAGCAACAGCCCAACGCGGCGGCGCTGGCACAATTTCGTCGGCTGCTGCTGCGCCTGCAGATCAGCGAACCCTATGCCGAGCGGCTGGTCGACTGGCTGGACAGCGACCAGCAGCCCACTGGCGAGTACGGTGCCGAGGACAATGCCTACCTGCTGCTCGACCCGCCTTATCGCACCGCCGGACGGCGCCTCGAGGACCTTTCGGAGCTACGCTTGCTGCTCGACATGCGCGACGAAGATTTCCAGCGCCTGGCGCCGCATGTCGCCACGTTGCCGGCCGACACGCCGCTCAACGTCAATACGGCCGGTGCCATGGTGCTGTCGAGTCTGGCCGACAACCTCAGCCTGAGCGCCGCTGAAGCGCTGGTGCAGGCGCGGCGAGCCAGCGGGTTTCGCGATGTGGCGACCTTCATGGCGCAACCGGCGCTCGGCGGTGTCCAACTGGAGGGCACCCGCGTGGCGGTGACGAGTCAATTCTTTCAGGCCACCAGTGAAGTGCGCCTGGGCGATCGCCGACTGGCGTTGGTGAGTCGGCTGCGACGCGAGGACGACGGTGACGTTCGTGTCCTTCAGCGAAACCTGGGGCAGCCGCCACGGCTGCCCCGCCAAACCAACGATGGAGAGCGATAG
- the gspL gene encoding type II secretion system protein GspL has protein sequence MDCLFLPAESGARLDTDTPVYWLPGEGDGRWVPLGRCAEHAPAAVTLVLPAEACSAFAVNLPTRKARWVNQALAYAVEELLAENVDDLHLTHGDALEDGRRRVIAIRRQLLADWLEDLQALGLTIVAIHVDADLLPREGTQVLFIDGRALLGGAPEARVAFDSSQWPHLAAQCPAPRHGHGILSEAPEPLDDYQHLDDPYRFLASGRAAALNLAQGDFAVQVAGSGLGRWKPVMLVLALALAVQLIFNFAQAWSLERQAERYAEASRALYGELFPDDRRIVNLRAQFDEHIGQRAGSSAGFMRLLDEVALAMAEGIPVSISQLDYNQARGDLALQVRASDFAALEQLRQRLGETGASVQLGSASRDGDAVSARVVIGGQG, from the coding sequence ATGGACTGCCTGTTTCTGCCTGCCGAAAGCGGCGCCCGGCTCGACACCGACACCCCGGTCTATTGGCTGCCGGGTGAGGGCGACGGTCGCTGGGTCCCGCTGGGCCGGTGTGCCGAGCACGCGCCCGCAGCGGTGACGCTGGTGCTGCCGGCCGAGGCCTGCAGCGCGTTTGCAGTCAATCTACCGACGCGCAAGGCGCGCTGGGTCAATCAGGCGCTGGCCTATGCGGTCGAAGAATTGCTCGCCGAGAATGTCGACGATTTGCACCTGACCCATGGCGATGCGCTGGAAGATGGCCGTCGGCGGGTCATCGCCATTCGCAGGCAACTGCTGGCTGACTGGCTCGAGGATCTGCAGGCGCTCGGGCTGACCATCGTCGCCATTCACGTCGACGCCGACCTCCTGCCACGCGAAGGCACGCAGGTGCTGTTCATCGACGGACGCGCACTGTTGGGTGGCGCGCCAGAAGCGCGAGTGGCGTTCGACAGCAGCCAGTGGCCGCATCTGGCCGCGCAATGCCCGGCGCCTCGTCATGGTCATGGCATCCTGAGCGAGGCGCCCGAACCGCTCGATGATTACCAGCATCTGGACGACCCCTATCGCTTCCTCGCATCAGGACGCGCCGCGGCGCTGAATCTGGCGCAGGGCGATTTCGCCGTGCAGGTCGCCGGCAGCGGGTTGGGACGGTGGAAACCGGTAATGCTGGTGCTCGCGCTGGCGCTCGCGGTGCAGTTGATCTTCAACTTCGCCCAGGCCTGGTCGCTGGAACGTCAGGCCGAGCGCTACGCCGAAGCCAGCCGGGCGCTGTACGGCGAGCTGTTCCCGGATGACCGGCGCATCGTCAATCTGCGTGCGCAGTTCGACGAGCACATCGGCCAGCGTGCAGGCAGTTCGGCCGGATTCATGCGCCTGCTCGATGAGGTTGCACTGGCGATGGCCGAGGGCATTCCGGTGTCGATCAGTCAGCTGGACTACAACCAGGCCCGCGGCGACCTCGCCCTTCAGGTTCGCGCCAGCGATTTCGCGGCCCTGGAGCAGCTGCGCCAGCGCCTGGGCGAGACCGGCGCAAGCGTTCAGCTGGGCTCGGCCAGCCGTGACGGCGACGCGGTCAGTGCGCGCGTAGTGATTGGAGGCCAAGGATGA
- a CDS encoding type II secretion system protein M, whose amino-acid sequence MNLRQQMHVRLAESPLWLRWQRLQPRERLSLSLLGAFLLVVLFYLLLWQPAQQRVRDAQAYFQEQRVLHAYMEQNTDLARQMSRSNPVSLAPEQLQGLVTQSAQQSGLTIESFDIGNDGSVQVTLPGASYATLLRWFDELQAAGATLAEVSISQVGDGLVDARVSFRAGG is encoded by the coding sequence ATGAACCTGAGACAACAGATGCACGTGCGCCTGGCCGAATCCCCGCTGTGGTTGCGCTGGCAGCGCTTGCAGCCCCGCGAGCGGTTGTCGCTGAGCCTGCTCGGTGCGTTCCTGCTGGTGGTGCTGTTCTATCTGCTGCTCTGGCAACCGGCACAGCAGCGGGTGCGTGACGCGCAGGCGTACTTCCAGGAGCAGCGCGTGCTTCATGCCTACATGGAGCAGAACACCGACCTGGCACGGCAGATGTCGCGCAGCAATCCAGTCTCGTTGGCTCCCGAGCAGTTGCAGGGGCTGGTCACCCAGAGCGCGCAGCAGAGCGGTCTGACCATCGAGAGTTTCGACATTGGCAACGACGGCAGCGTGCAGGTGACCCTGCCCGGAGCGTCCTATGCCACGCTGTTACGTTGGTTCGACGAACTGCAGGCGGCCGGCGCGACGCTTGCGGAAGTCAGCATCAGCCAGGTCGGGGACGGGTTGGTGGACGCTCGGGTGAGCTTCCGCGCCGGCGGCTAG
- a CDS encoding aminoacyl-tRNA deacylase and HDOD domain-containing protein codes for MNSAVDTTQHPSLPPMIVQLLDKLGLAYRTCEDGTDLTPSRRVQAVLVDDAIGALLVLYPRDHLLDLPRLVELTGRQLVAVKPERLMRMLAKHDLKVLPGLPPLTSSPCLYEERLLQQPELLVESGQPGLLLALSSNDFKVLLSKASAGQFAAPLSQIKPNLDRPEADSAEISQAVQSFTARRIQKRLEETIEIPPLAQTAQKIIKLRVDPDATVDDITGVVETDPALAAQVVSWAASPYYAAPGRIRSVEDAIVRVLGFDLVINLALGLALGKTLSLPSDHPQQATPYWQQSIYTAAVIEGLNRAIPRAQRPEAGISYLAGLLHNFGYLVLAHVFPPHFSLICRHLEVNPHLSHSAIEQHLLGITREQIGAWLMRYWGMPDELSTALRFQHDPDYQGEHAGHANLVCLAVRLLRNRGIGSGPYSEIPQGLFDRLGLSREKANDVVNKVLDAEAALRALATQIQSPH; via the coding sequence ATGAATTCGGCTGTCGACACCACGCAACACCCCTCGCTCCCGCCCATGATCGTTCAGCTTCTGGACAAGCTGGGGCTGGCCTATCGCACCTGCGAGGACGGCACGGATCTGACCCCGTCACGGCGTGTACAAGCCGTTCTGGTTGATGACGCCATCGGCGCGCTGTTGGTGCTCTATCCCCGTGATCATTTGCTCGATCTGCCGCGGCTGGTGGAATTGACCGGACGCCAGTTGGTCGCGGTCAAGCCGGAACGACTGATGCGCATGCTGGCCAAGCACGACCTCAAGGTGTTGCCCGGCCTGCCCCCTCTGACCAGTTCGCCGTGCCTGTATGAAGAACGGCTGTTGCAGCAGCCGGAACTGCTGGTCGAATCCGGCCAGCCGGGGCTGCTGCTGGCGCTGTCGAGCAATGACTTCAAGGTCCTGCTCAGCAAGGCCAGCGCTGGCCAGTTCGCCGCGCCCCTGAGCCAGATCAAGCCTAACCTCGACCGCCCCGAAGCCGACAGCGCGGAGATCAGCCAGGCGGTGCAGAGCTTTACCGCGCGGCGCATCCAGAAGCGTCTGGAAGAAACCATCGAGATTCCGCCGTTGGCCCAGACGGCGCAGAAGATCATCAAGTTGCGGGTCGACCCGGACGCCACGGTGGATGACATCACCGGCGTAGTCGAGACCGATCCGGCACTCGCCGCGCAAGTGGTCAGTTGGGCTGCCTCGCCGTACTACGCCGCGCCGGGCAGGATTCGCTCGGTGGAAGATGCCATCGTTCGGGTGCTCGGCTTCGACCTGGTGATCAACCTGGCTCTGGGCCTGGCGCTGGGCAAGACCCTCAGCCTGCCCAGCGACCACCCGCAACAGGCGACGCCCTACTGGCAGCAGTCGATCTATACCGCGGCAGTGATCGAAGGATTGAATCGGGCCATTCCACGCGCCCAGCGCCCGGAGGCCGGGATCAGCTACCTGGCCGGGCTGTTACACAACTTCGGCTATCTGGTGCTCGCGCACGTCTTTCCGCCGCACTTCTCGTTGATCTGTCGGCACCTGGAAGTCAATCCACACCTGAGCCACAGCGCTATCGAGCAGCATTTGCTGGGCATCACGCGCGAGCAGATCGGGGCCTGGCTGATGCGCTACTGGGGGATGCCGGACGAGCTGTCGACAGCGTTGCGCTTTCAGCATGACCCGGACTACCAGGGCGAGCACGCCGGCCATGCCAATCTGGTCTGTCTGGCGGTACGCCTGCTGCGTAACCGCGGCATCGGCTCCGGGCCCTACAGCGAAATCCCGCAAGGGCTGTTCGACCGTCTCGGGCTCAGCCGCGAAAAAGCCAACGATGTGGTGAACAAGGTCCTCGATGCCGAGGCCGCACTGCGCGCGCTGGCGACGCAGATCCAGTCGCCGCACTGA
- the recG gene encoding ATP-dependent DNA helicase RecG, producing MSELAAVPVTALKGVGAALAEKLAKVGLETLQDLLFHLPLRYQDRTRIVPIGALRPGQDAVVEGTVTGADVVMGRRRSLLVRLHDGSGSLSLRFYHFSQAQKEGLKRGTQLRCYGEARPGASGLEIYHPEYRALSDSEAVAVEQTLTPIYPTTEGLTQQRLRQLTQQALARLGPHSLPDWLPAELARDYRLAPLDEAIRYLHRPPPDADLEELAEGRHWAQHRLAFEELLTHQLSLQRLRESVRAQHAPPLPMARNLPQRYLHNLGFRPTGAQQRVGAEIAYDLSQDEPMLRLIQGDVGAGKTVVAALAALQALEAGYQVALMAPTEILAEQHFITFCKWLEPLGIDVAWLAGKLKGKARSAALERIADGCPMVVGTHALFQDEVRFKRLALVIIDEQHRFGVQQRLALRRKGVEGRLCPHQLIMTATPIPRTLAMSAYADLDTSILDELPPGRTPVNTVLVADSRRLEVIERVRSACNEGRQAYWVCTLIEESEELTCQAAETTFEDLCAALGGLNVGLIHGRMKPAEKAAVMADFKQGRLQLLVATTVIEVGVDVPNASLMIIENPERLGLAQLHQLRGRVGRGSAASHCVLLYHPPLSQIGRERLGIMRETCDGFIIAEKDLELRGPGEMLGTRQTGLLQFKVADLMRDADLLPSVRDAAQALLACWPQHVSPLLERWLRHGQQYGQV from the coding sequence ATGAGCGAGCTTGCGGCCGTCCCGGTCACCGCACTCAAGGGCGTCGGCGCGGCGCTGGCCGAAAAGCTCGCCAAGGTCGGGCTGGAGACCCTGCAGGACCTGCTGTTCCACCTGCCGCTGCGCTACCAGGACCGCACCCGCATCGTCCCGATCGGCGCGCTGCGGCCGGGTCAGGATGCGGTGGTCGAAGGCACGGTCACCGGCGCCGATGTGGTCATGGGGCGACGGCGCAGCCTGCTGGTGCGCCTGCATGACGGCAGCGGCAGTCTCAGCCTGCGCTTCTATCATTTCAGCCAGGCGCAGAAGGAAGGCCTCAAGCGCGGCACCCAGTTGCGCTGCTACGGCGAAGCCCGACCCGGTGCCTCGGGGCTGGAAATCTATCACCCCGAGTACCGCGCCCTCAGCGACAGCGAAGCGGTCGCCGTCGAGCAGACGCTGACACCGATCTACCCCACCACCGAGGGCCTGACCCAGCAGCGCCTGCGACAACTCACCCAACAGGCGCTGGCCCGCCTCGGCCCCCACAGCCTGCCCGACTGGTTGCCTGCCGAACTGGCGCGCGATTACCGGCTCGCGCCGCTGGACGAGGCCATCCGCTACCTGCACCGGCCGCCACCGGACGCCGATCTCGAAGAACTCGCCGAGGGCCGCCACTGGGCCCAGCACCGGCTGGCATTCGAGGAACTGCTGACCCATCAACTGTCGCTGCAACGGCTGCGCGAGAGCGTTCGCGCGCAACACGCCCCGCCGCTGCCGATGGCCCGCAACCTGCCGCAACGTTATCTGCACAATCTCGGCTTCCGGCCCACTGGCGCGCAGCAGCGGGTGGGCGCCGAGATTGCCTACGACCTGTCGCAGGACGAGCCGATGCTGCGCCTGATACAAGGCGATGTTGGTGCCGGCAAGACAGTCGTCGCCGCGCTCGCCGCGTTGCAGGCCCTGGAAGCGGGCTATCAGGTGGCGCTGATGGCGCCGACCGAGATTCTCGCCGAGCAGCATTTCATCACCTTCTGCAAATGGCTGGAGCCGCTCGGTATCGACGTCGCCTGGCTCGCCGGCAAACTCAAGGGCAAGGCGCGTAGCGCCGCGCTGGAGCGCATCGCCGATGGCTGCCCGATGGTGGTCGGCACCCATGCGCTGTTCCAGGATGAGGTGCGTTTCAAACGCCTGGCACTGGTGATCATCGATGAGCAGCACCGCTTCGGCGTCCAGCAGCGCCTGGCCTTGAGGCGCAAGGGCGTCGAAGGGCGTCTCTGCCCGCACCAGTTGATCATGACCGCCACGCCGATCCCTCGGACCTTGGCGATGAGCGCCTACGCCGACCTGGACACCTCGATCCTCGACGAGTTACCACCCGGCCGCACGCCGGTCAACACCGTGCTGGTGGCCGACAGCCGTCGCCTGGAAGTCATCGAGCGTGTGCGGTCGGCCTGTAACGAGGGGCGCCAGGCCTATTGGGTCTGCACGCTGATCGAAGAATCCGAAGAACTCACCTGCCAGGCCGCCGAAACCACCTTCGAAGACCTCTGCGCCGCGCTGGGGGGCCTCAACGTCGGGCTGATCCATGGCCGCATGAAACCCGCCGAGAAGGCCGCGGTGATGGCCGATTTCAAGCAAGGGCGACTGCAACTGCTGGTGGCCACGACGGTGATCGAAGTGGGCGTCGACGTGCCCAACGCCAGCCTGATGATCATCGAAAATCCCGAACGCCTCGGGCTGGCCCAGTTGCATCAGCTGCGCGGGCGGGTCGGACGCGGCAGCGCCGCCAGTCACTGCGTGTTGCTCTATCACCCGCCTCTGTCGCAGATCGGACGCGAACGCCTGGGGATCATGCGTGAAACCTGCGATGGCTTCATCATTGCCGAAAAGGACCTGGAACTGCGCGGCCCCGGCGAAATGCTCGGCACCCGCCAGACCGGCCTGCTGCAATTCAAAGTGGCTGACCTGATGCGTGATGCCGACCTATTGCCATCGGTGCGTGACGCCGCGCAGGCATTACTGGCATGCTGGCCGCAGCACGTCAGCCCGTTGCTCGAACGCTGGCTGCGGCACGGCCAGCAGTACGGCCAGGTTTGA
- a CDS encoding hydrogen peroxide-inducible genes activator, whose translation MTLTELRYIVTLAQEQHFGRAAERCHVSQPTLSVGVKKLEDELGVLIFERTKSAVRLTPVGEGIVTQAQKVLEQAQSIRELAQAGKNQLAAPLKVGAIYTVGPYMFPHLIPQLHRVAPDMPLYIEENFTHVLRDKLRTGELDAIIIALPFQEADVLTLPLYDEPFYVLMPANHPWAKKETIDAEMLNDKSLLLLGEGHCFRDQVLEACPTTRKGEAPTHTTVESSSLETIRHMVASGLGVSILPLSAVDSHHYSAGVLDIRPLTPPVPFRTVAIAWRASFPRPKAIEVLADSIRLCSVAKPPAANA comes from the coding sequence ATGACACTGACCGAACTGCGCTACATCGTCACGCTCGCCCAGGAACAGCATTTCGGCCGCGCCGCCGAGCGTTGCCATGTCAGCCAGCCGACCCTCTCGGTGGGGGTGAAGAAACTCGAGGACGAGCTCGGCGTACTGATCTTCGAGCGGACCAAGAGCGCGGTTCGGCTGACGCCGGTCGGCGAGGGGATCGTCACCCAGGCGCAAAAGGTGCTCGAGCAGGCGCAAAGCATTCGCGAGCTCGCCCAGGCCGGCAAGAATCAGTTGGCCGCGCCCCTCAAGGTCGGCGCCATCTATACCGTCGGCCCTTACATGTTCCCGCACCTGATTCCGCAACTGCACCGCGTGGCACCGGATATGCCGCTGTACATCGAGGAGAACTTCACCCATGTGCTGCGTGACAAGCTGCGCACGGGCGAACTGGACGCGATCATCATCGCGCTGCCTTTCCAGGAGGCAGACGTACTGACGCTGCCGCTGTACGACGAACCGTTCTACGTGCTGATGCCGGCCAATCATCCGTGGGCGAAAAAAGAAACCATCGACGCTGAGATGCTCAACGACAAGAGCCTGCTGCTGCTCGGCGAAGGGCATTGTTTCCGCGATCAGGTGCTCGAAGCCTGCCCGACCACCCGCAAGGGCGAAGCCCCGACCCATACCACGGTCGAGTCGTCATCGCTGGAGACCATCCGCCATATGGTGGCCTCCGGTCTGGGTGTATCGATCCTGCCGCTGTCGGCGGTGGACAGCCACCACTACTCCGCAGGTGTGCTGGACATTCGCCCGCTGACCCCGCCAGTGCCGTTCCGTACCGTGGCGATCGCCTGGCGCGCCAGCTTCCCACGGCCGAAGGCCATCGAGGTGCTGGCCGACTCGATCCGTCTGTGCTCGGTCGCCAAACCGCCGGCTGCGAACGCCTGA
- a CDS encoding NAD-dependent epimerase/dehydratase family protein, which yields MAIRPSVMIAGCGDVGIRLGLQLSRAGWTVYGLRRQAAGLPVPILPVKGDLLSSEVPRSWPNGSLDYLVYAASASQHDEAGYREAYVDGLRNALGWLQQRGQRPKRLFFLSSTGVYAQNDGQWIDETSPTEPTGYTGQLMLEAERLALDSGIPATRVRMAGLYDPARPWMQNQVRAGLRVERDPPQYSNRVHRDDAAALLACLLQTDLNGGNLDDCYLGVDDDPAPLHEVIDWLRERLGVTHWADQPMTRRAGSKRCSNARARALGWTPQYPSYRNGYASIRPGKN from the coding sequence ATGGCTATTCGTCCTTCTGTAATGATCGCCGGTTGCGGCGATGTCGGCATCCGTCTCGGGTTGCAATTGAGCCGGGCGGGGTGGACGGTTTATGGCCTGCGGCGCCAGGCGGCGGGCCTGCCAGTGCCCATCCTGCCGGTCAAGGGCGATCTGTTGTCGAGCGAGGTGCCGCGCAGCTGGCCCAACGGTTCGCTGGACTATCTGGTGTACGCCGCTTCGGCCAGCCAGCATGACGAAGCCGGCTACCGGGAGGCTTATGTCGACGGGTTGCGCAATGCGCTTGGCTGGTTGCAGCAGCGCGGCCAACGACCCAAACGGCTGTTCTTTCTTTCCAGCACGGGGGTCTATGCGCAGAACGATGGCCAATGGATCGACGAGACGTCACCCACCGAGCCTACCGGTTACACCGGCCAGCTGATGCTGGAGGCCGAGCGGCTGGCACTCGACAGCGGCATCCCAGCCACGCGGGTGCGCATGGCCGGGCTCTACGATCCCGCGCGTCCCTGGATGCAGAATCAGGTGCGTGCCGGTCTGCGGGTCGAGCGAGACCCGCCGCAATACAGCAACCGCGTGCATCGTGACGACGCCGCCGCGCTGCTGGCCTGCCTGCTGCAGACCGATCTGAACGGGGGCAACCTGGACGATTGCTACCTCGGCGTGGACGATGACCCGGCCCCCCTGCACGAAGTGATCGATTGGCTGCGTGAGCGACTCGGGGTGACACACTGGGCCGACCAGCCGATGACGCGTCGCGCTGGCAGCAAGCGTTGCAGCAACGCCCGCGCTCGCGCGCTGGGCTGGACGCCGCAGTATCCGAGCTATCGCAACGGCTACGCCTCCATCCGTCCCGGCAAGAACTGA